One Succinivibrio dextrinosolvens DNA window includes the following coding sequences:
- the tolB gene encoding Tol-Pal system beta propeller repeat protein TolB: MLKRFFASIAFLLAATTANADLQIEITGGINEGHKIAVYPFTQNPAVKLDVASVVSADLMRSGKFSPIAASALPQGAVANGSVTNLDAVAATGAEVVVSGIVNEVGANNYNVEFVVTGLQGANKGKVLAHFKGNSSVATMRQAAHRVSDRVYEVFTGQKGCFRTRIAYVVYKKGAAFPYQLMTADYDGYNETPVVKSTQPVMTPAWSPDGKRLAYVSFEKRTPAIFVQDIYSKKRTKLSSFSGLNSSPSWSPDGSKIAMTLSKDGQPDIYYYDLNASKFVRVTANRAIDTEPTWAPDSKALYFTSERGGKAQIYKFDFATSKTERVTYQGARNLSAKSIPGTNSLIVITQVNGFRVARVDADGSIYMLTTSSLDESPSVAPNGSMVIYSTVYQGRKGLALVSADGRFKANLPSSSGEISAPAWGPLLSK; the protein is encoded by the coding sequence ATGCTAAAACGTTTTTTTGCATCAATTGCTTTTCTCTTAGCAGCTACTACAGCTAATGCAGATCTGCAGATTGAGATTACAGGTGGTATTAATGAAGGCCACAAAATTGCAGTCTATCCATTTACACAGAATCCTGCTGTAAAATTGGATGTTGCTTCAGTTGTTTCTGCTGATTTAATGAGATCAGGTAAGTTTTCTCCAATTGCAGCATCAGCTCTTCCTCAGGGTGCTGTTGCAAACGGCAGTGTTACTAATCTTGATGCAGTTGCAGCAACTGGTGCTGAGGTTGTAGTTTCAGGTATCGTAAACGAGGTTGGTGCCAACAACTATAATGTTGAGTTTGTGGTTACCGGACTTCAGGGTGCCAACAAGGGCAAGGTTTTGGCTCACTTCAAGGGTAATTCCTCAGTTGCAACCATGCGTCAGGCTGCTCACCGCGTATCAGATAGAGTATATGAGGTATTCACTGGTCAGAAAGGCTGTTTCAGAACCCGTATCGCTTATGTTGTATACAAGAAAGGTGCAGCTTTCCCTTATCAGCTGATGACTGCTGATTATGACGGCTATAATGAGACTCCTGTTGTTAAGTCAACTCAGCCTGTTATGACTCCTGCATGGTCACCAGACGGCAAGAGACTTGCTTATGTAAGTTTTGAGAAGAGAACTCCTGCAATCTTCGTTCAGGACATTTATTCAAAGAAGCGTACCAAGTTATCTTCATTCTCTGGTCTAAACAGCTCTCCTTCATGGTCTCCTGATGGCAGTAAGATTGCTATGACCCTTTCAAAGGATGGTCAGCCAGATATTTATTACTACGATCTGAATGCTTCAAAGTTCGTTCGTGTAACTGCAAATAGAGCAATTGATACCGAACCAACCTGGGCTCCAGACAGCAAGGCTTTATACTTCACCTCAGAGCGCGGTGGCAAGGCTCAGATTTATAAGTTTGATTTTGCAACCAGCAAGACAGAGCGTGTGACCTATCAGGGTGCACGTAATCTTTCCGCAAAATCAATTCCAGGTACAAATTCTCTGATTGTTATTACTCAGGTTAACGGTTTCCGTGTAGCACGTGTAGATGCAGATGGAAGCATTTATATGCTTACTACATCATCTTTAGATGAATCTCCAAGTGTTGCTCCTAACGGAAGTATGGTAATATACTCAACAGTATATCAGGGTAGAAAAGGTCTAGCCCTAGTTTCAGCTGACGGCAGATTTAAGGCAAACCTTCCTTCAAGTTCAGGTGAGATAAGCGCACCTGCTTGGGGTCCACTTTTATCAAAATAA
- the tolA gene encoding cell envelope integrity protein TolA — MKINMKVAFILAVILHLVILGVLLVRVSLSKPSKPDMGQGDIMHATFVPPAKGNPNGKASAKKQAPAPVVEEPDTKQEQLQKQQEAKRELEKRIEEQKIQEQKIQKQQEEAKKLALKKAEEKKKLEEKKKLEEQKKKLEEEKKKLEEEKKKLEEKKKLEEQKKLEEKKKLEEKKKLEEKKKAEAEAKKKAEEAAKKKAEAEAKAKAQAEAKAKAEADSLEDDILGTADGDEANGQGLGSGGGGGEAGYGDKVRGLIEQNWRIDPSMNGKKVVVTIKIGSNGLVSDESCQGDEKVCKSALDAIRLVGMFPAPPATCPECSNIKISMTPKL; from the coding sequence ATGAAGATTAACATGAAGGTTGCCTTTATATTGGCGGTGATCCTTCATTTGGTTATTCTTGGCGTACTATTGGTTCGTGTTTCATTAAGTAAACCGTCAAAGCCAGATATGGGGCAGGGGGATATTATGCATGCTACCTTTGTCCCTCCAGCAAAGGGTAATCCAAATGGAAAAGCTTCTGCTAAAAAACAGGCACCTGCTCCGGTCGTAGAAGAACCTGATACCAAACAGGAACAACTTCAGAAACAGCAGGAAGCTAAGAGAGAACTTGAAAAACGTATCGAAGAGCAGAAGATTCAGGAACAGAAAATTCAGAAACAGCAGGAAGAAGCAAAGAAGCTTGCTCTGAAAAAAGCTGAGGAAAAGAAAAAACTAGAAGAAAAGAAAAAGCTTGAAGAGCAGAAAAAGAAACTTGAAGAAGAAAAGAAAAAGCTTGAAGAAGAAAAGAAAAAACTAGAAGAGAAAAAGAAGCTCGAAGAGCAGAAAAAACTTGAAGAGAAGAAAAAGCTCGAAGAGAAGAAAAAATTAGAAGAAAAGAAGAAAGCAGAGGCTGAAGCCAAGAAAAAAGCTGAGGAAGCTGCAAAGAAGAAAGCAGAAGCTGAGGCTAAGGCAAAAGCACAGGCTGAGGCAAAAGCCAAAGCAGAGGCTGATTCTCTAGAGGATGATATTTTAGGTACTGCCGACGGAGATGAAGCTAACGGTCAGGGCTTAGGTTCAGGCGGAGGCGGTGGTGAAGCCGGATACGGTGACAAAGTCCGTGGTCTGATTGAACAGAACTGGAGAATCGATCCTTCAATGAACGGAAAGAAGGTTGTTGTTACAATCAAGATCGGTTCAAACGGACTCGTATCTGATGAAAGCTGTCAGGGCGATGAGAAAGTATGTAAGAGTGCACTGGATGCAATCAGACTGGTAGGAATGTTTCCTGCACCACCTGCAACCTGTCCAGAATGCTCAAATATTAAAATTTCAATGACACCTAAGCTTTAA
- the tolR gene encoding protein TolR yields the protein MARTRHTKSRAKAEINVVPYIDVMLVLLVIFIATAPVVMQGVTVDLPQAKAETMNQDEMTPIIATVDKVGQFYVTIDTSTVKMGSLDELTNYVAAELQKDQVHQRPVVVQGDAQVAYDNVIQLMNALKNGGVKSVGLVTEPISSLIN from the coding sequence ATGGCCCGTACCAGACATACTAAATCAAGAGCTAAGGCTGAAATCAATGTGGTTCCATACATTGACGTTATGCTGGTTCTTCTGGTTATTTTTATTGCAACAGCTCCTGTTGTTATGCAGGGCGTTACCGTCGATCTTCCTCAGGCAAAAGCTGAAACAATGAATCAGGACGAAATGACTCCTATTATTGCTACAGTGGATAAGGTTGGTCAGTTTTATGTGACTATTGATACCTCAACAGTAAAAATGGGCAGTCTTGATGAGTTAACCAATTATGTTGCAGCTGAACTGCAAAAAGATCAGGTTCATCAGCGTCCTGTAGTTGTACAGGGGGACGCCCAGGTTGCATATGACAATGTAATTCAGCTTATGAATGCACTGAAAAACGGTGGCGTTAAGAGTGTTGGTTTGGTTACTGAACCAATCTCTTCTCTAATTAATTAA
- a CDS encoding YbgC/FadM family acyl-CoA thioesterase, which translates to MSAKTFSINARVYYEDTDAGGIVYYANYLKFCERARTDWLRGMGLSQSSMLEDKKGFVIKNIKGNYISSARLDDMLRITCIPTKARFASLKIFQQVYNQHDELLFEFECSIAFVDMAKHKPATMPKEAIEYIKQFVPEDVSHLEVKI; encoded by the coding sequence ATGTCAGCCAAAACATTTTCCATAAATGCCCGCGTTTATTACGAGGACACCGATGCAGGTGGGATCGTCTATTACGCCAACTATTTAAAATTCTGTGAGCGTGCCAGAACAGACTGGCTAAGAGGAATGGGGCTTTCTCAGTCTTCCATGCTTGAGGATAAAAAGGGCTTTGTTATAAAAAACATCAAGGGCAACTACATCAGTTCTGCCAGACTTGATGACATGCTAAGGATAACCTGTATTCCAACAAAAGCTCGCTTTGCAAGTTTAAAAATTTTTCAACAAGTTTATAATCAGCACGACGAACTGCTGTTTGAGTTTGAATGTAGCATTGCATTCGTTGATATGGCAAAACATAAGCCAGCAACCATGCCTAAAGAGGCAATAGAATATATCAAGCAGTTTGTTCCAGAGGATGTTTCTCATCTAGAGGTAAAAATCTAA
- the ruvB gene encoding Holliday junction branch migration DNA helicase RuvB: MALDEKGIFADTLTVDSVIRPEKTPEEELSENLRASEDRALRPQCLDDYIGQTEVKEQLSIALKAAKLRGDALDHVLIFGPPGLGKTTLSNIIANELSVGISQTSGPALEKKGDAAALLTNLQPRNVIFIDEIHRLSPVIEEFLYPAMEDYMVDIMTGEGPSARSIKISLNPFTLIGATTRAGTLTSPLRARFGIILQLKFYAPEELNIIIRSSARKLNVEITEDASMEIASRSRGTPRIANRLLRRVRDYAQVKGNGVITLELARAALSMLRIDEDGFDDFDRQYLRCIIEDFNGGPVGIESLAASLGHDRDTLENVVEPYIIQQGYVQRSRTGRVATAKAYAKFGLQKGS; the protein is encoded by the coding sequence ATGGCACTAGATGAGAAGGGAATATTTGCAGACACTCTGACTGTGGATTCTGTCATCCGTCCGGAGAAAACTCCAGAGGAGGAGCTCTCCGAGAATTTAAGAGCATCAGAGGACAGAGCTCTACGTCCTCAGTGCCTTGATGATTATATAGGTCAGACCGAGGTTAAGGAGCAGCTTTCAATTGCTCTAAAGGCTGCAAAACTAAGAGGAGATGCTCTTGACCATGTGCTGATTTTCGGTCCTCCTGGCCTTGGTAAAACCACTTTATCAAATATTATTGCCAATGAACTGTCTGTTGGTATTTCTCAGACTTCTGGTCCTGCTTTGGAAAAGAAGGGGGATGCTGCAGCTCTTCTGACAAATCTTCAGCCAAGAAATGTGATTTTTATTGATGAAATTCATCGCCTTTCTCCTGTTATCGAGGAGTTTTTATATCCCGCCATGGAAGATTATATGGTTGATATCATGACAGGAGAAGGTCCATCTGCAAGATCAATCAAAATCAGTCTTAATCCCTTTACTCTTATAGGTGCAACTACCAGAGCCGGTACACTGACATCACCACTTAGAGCTCGTTTTGGTATAATTCTGCAGCTTAAGTTTTATGCTCCGGAAGAACTAAATATTATTATCAGAAGTTCAGCAAGAAAGCTCAATGTTGAAATAACAGAAGATGCCTCAATGGAGATTGCCTCCAGATCAAGAGGAACTCCTCGTATTGCCAACAGACTGCTGCGCAGAGTAAGAGATTATGCCCAGGTTAAGGGGAATGGTGTTATTACTCTTGAGTTAGCTAGAGCTGCACTATCAATGTTAAGAATTGACGAGGATGGATTCGATGACTTTGACAGGCAGTATTTGCGCTGTATAATCGAAGATTTTAACGGCGGTCCTGTGGGAATTGAAAGCCTGGCTGCATCCTTGGGTCATGATAGAGATACTCTGGAGAATGTGGTGGAGCCTTATATTATCCAGCAGGGCTATGTTCAGCGCTCAAGAACAGGAAGAGTTGCTACAGCGAAAGCTTATGCAAAGTTCGGACTGCAGAAAGGATCTTAA
- the ruvA gene encoding Holliday junction branch migration protein RuvA yields the protein MIGSLSGKVLRIDGVTALIDVNGVGYEVDMPVSSLGSLKVGESCFVYTQHIVREDAQILYGFLSVIERSLFRILIKVNGVGPKMALAVLSTFKVDEFIQIVISEQSKSLEQIPGVGKKTAERMVVELKDNLKKFALPGSDISIDLSSATSEQSDSFNDAVAAMTALGYRESDSVKYVKAVVSKDRSLSTQQIIVAALALISKGKS from the coding sequence ATGATCGGAAGTTTATCAGGAAAAGTTTTAAGAATCGATGGAGTTACAGCTCTTATCGATGTTAATGGTGTGGGATACGAAGTAGATATGCCGGTTTCTTCATTAGGCAGTCTGAAAGTCGGTGAATCCTGCTTTGTATATACACAGCATATCGTAAGAGAAGATGCTCAAATCTTGTACGGATTTCTTTCTGTTATAGAGCGTTCTCTTTTCAGAATCCTTATAAAGGTAAATGGTGTTGGTCCTAAAATGGCATTGGCTGTGCTATCCACATTTAAAGTTGACGAGTTCATTCAGATAGTGATTTCTGAACAGTCAAAGAGTCTTGAACAGATTCCAGGTGTCGGTAAAAAAACAGCTGAAAGAATGGTGGTTGAACTTAAGGATAATCTTAAGAAATTTGCATTGCCTGGTTCTGATATCAGTATTGATTTGTCCTCAGCAACGTCTGAGCAGAGCGACAGTTTTAATGATGCTGTTGCCGCTATGACCGCCTTAGGTTATCGCGAATCAGATTCAGTAAAGTATGTAAAGGCAGTGGTATCCAAGGATCGTTCTCTTTCTACTCAGCAGATTATTGTTGCTGCACTGGCACTGATTTCAAAAGGAAAATCATAA
- the ruvC gene encoding crossover junction endodeoxyribonuclease RuvC has translation MSSVVIGIDPGSRFTGYGIVEYVGNTPNYLGSGCIKTGDGDLASKLKIIYDGVYSLIEQFHPTAMAVEETFLSKNVQSTVKLSEARACAIVAGANLGLSVFDYTPMQIKQAVVGYGWAEKEQVQYMVKRILRLSGNPQADAADGLACALCHCFTNQITTAMGKDVADTSSIHGRLQNKFK, from the coding sequence ATGTCTTCAGTAGTTATTGGAATTGATCCTGGTTCTAGGTTTACCGGATACGGAATTGTCGAGTATGTAGGTAATACACCTAACTATCTCGGTTCTGGATGTATAAAAACTGGAGACGGAGATCTGGCATCAAAACTGAAGATTATATATGACGGAGTCTATTCTCTGATTGAACAGTTTCATCCTACAGCAATGGCTGTCGAGGAAACCTTTCTATCCAAAAATGTCCAGTCTACAGTGAAGCTATCTGAGGCAAGAGCCTGTGCAATTGTAGCTGGCGCAAATCTTGGTCTAAGTGTTTTTGATTATACTCCAATGCAGATCAAACAGGCTGTTGTTGGGTATGGTTGGGCCGAGAAAGAGCAGGTCCAGTACATGGTTAAAAGAATTCTCAGATTAAGCGGCAATCCTCAGGCTGATGCTGCTGACGGTCTTGCATGTGCTCTCTGCCACTGTTTTACAAACCAGATTACAACAGCAATGGGTAAGGATGTTGCAGATACTTCCTCTATCCATGGAAGATTACAGAATAAATTCAAATGA
- a CDS encoding metal ABC transporter substrate-binding protein, with product MFFHKLKSFLALTSGIAILTCSQNVMAKELNIIATNFPQYDFVKNITKDKANVTMLLKIGAEAHSYEPTPKDLIAIEKSDLFVYNGGENDEWIENFLKDNLSKLNSFAFTKEVSLRAEEEVEGMQPEAEEEPEDGEEHGFDEHVWTSPKNDEVILDKLCEAIVKLDPENKDYYEKNASDYINRFKELDQKYSEVISTSKNKTLVFGDRFPLLYFAKDYGLNYYAAFKGCSNETEVSASTIKFLIDKAEQLKAPVIFKIELSSDNIASTIAESVNAKVMTFNSGHNITVEEFKAGRTMADLFSDNIPALKEALN from the coding sequence ATGTTTTTTCATAAATTAAAATCATTTTTAGCTTTAACATCAGGAATTGCTATTCTTACCTGCTCTCAGAATGTCATGGCAAAGGAGCTGAACATCATCGCAACAAACTTTCCTCAGTATGATTTTGTTAAAAACATAACTAAGGATAAGGCAAATGTAACCATGCTTCTTAAAATAGGGGCAGAAGCTCACAGTTATGAACCTACACCAAAGGATCTGATTGCAATTGAAAAATCAGATCTGTTTGTTTACAACGGTGGAGAAAACGACGAGTGGATTGAAAATTTCCTTAAGGACAACCTCAGCAAATTAAACTCCTTTGCCTTTACAAAGGAAGTTTCTCTCAGAGCTGAAGAAGAGGTTGAGGGTATGCAGCCAGAGGCTGAGGAAGAACCTGAGGATGGAGAGGAACACGGTTTTGACGAACACGTCTGGACTTCTCCAAAAAACGATGAGGTTATTTTGGATAAACTCTGTGAGGCTATTGTAAAATTAGATCCAGAGAATAAGGATTATTATGAAAAGAATGCCTCAGACTATATAAACAGATTCAAGGAGCTAGACCAGAAATACAGTGAGGTCATCTCTACATCAAAGAACAAGACTCTTGTGTTTGGAGACAGATTTCCTCTTTTGTATTTTGCTAAAGACTATGGGCTGAATTATTATGCTGCATTCAAAGGCTGTTCTAATGAAACAGAGGTTTCTGCCTCCACAATCAAATTCCTGATTGACAAGGCAGAACAGTTAAAAGCTCCAGTTATTTTTAAAATAGAACTATCCTCTGACAATATAGCATCAACAATTGCAGAAAGTGTAAATGCAAAAGTTATGACCTTCAATTCTGGTCATAACATTACAGTTGAGGAATTTAAAGCAGGCAGAACCATGGCAGATCTGTTCAGCGACAATATTCCTGCTCTTAAGGAAGCTCTAAACTAA
- a CDS encoding metal ABC transporter ATP-binding protein produces the protein MTILNVNNLSVKFDNSQILKDITFHLSRGQYLAVVGPNGAGKSTLVKTLVRENRHFEGVFSFDKSIKTTGYVAQQNNDGSYFPATAKEVIISGLCRHHLLPFVSKSDRTRINTVIEELELEDLLDKGYFNLSGGQKRAVLIARAFVASDKLLILDEPTAGLDVTSQSRLYSCIRKLNDKFKTSILMISHDLERIIKEADSVLCIEHELKFFGKTEDFIKTETFKSLMEHHV, from the coding sequence ATGACAATACTAAACGTAAACAATCTTTCAGTAAAATTTGATAACAGCCAGATATTAAAAGACATCACTTTTCATCTGAGCCGAGGACAGTACCTTGCAGTAGTTGGTCCTAACGGAGCTGGCAAAAGCACATTGGTTAAAACTCTTGTTCGCGAGAACAGACATTTTGAAGGCGTATTCTCTTTTGATAAATCAATAAAGACCACTGGATATGTGGCCCAACAGAACAATGATGGATCTTATTTTCCTGCAACAGCAAAGGAAGTCATTATAAGCGGTCTTTGTAGACACCACCTGCTGCCATTTGTTTCCAAGTCAGATAGGACAAGAATCAACACTGTTATTGAAGAACTTGAACTTGAGGATTTACTCGATAAGGGCTACTTTAATCTATCTGGAGGACAGAAAAGAGCCGTTCTTATTGCAAGAGCGTTTGTCGCCAGTGATAAACTGCTGATTCTTGATGAGCCAACAGCCGGTCTTGATGTGACATCCCAGTCTCGTCTTTACAGCTGCATAAGAAAACTAAATGACAAGTTCAAAACTTCAATTCTGATGATCAGCCACGATCTTGAGAGAATTATCAAAGAGGCTGATAGTGTTCTTTGCATTGAGCATGAATTAAAATTCTTCGGCAAAACCGAAGATTTCATAAAAACTGAAACCTTTAAGAGTCTGATGGAGCACCACGTTTAA